In Oncorhynchus kisutch isolate 150728-3 linkage group LG7, Okis_V2, whole genome shotgun sequence, one DNA window encodes the following:
- the LOC109894560 gene encoding KH domain-containing, RNA-binding, signal transduction-associated protein 1-like isoform X1, producing the protein MKALQNVSDMSSDAKPEPKKGKMENESKYLPELLAEKDSLDSSFTHAMKLISAEIERIQKGESKKEAERETYLDLFTTKNIKVKERVLIPVKQYPRFNFVGKILGPQGNTIKRLQEETGAKISVLGKGSMRDKAKEEELRKGGEPKYAHLGMELHVFIEVFAPIPEAYLRMAHAMDEVKKFLIPQDTMDGICQDQFMEIGYLNGGQDSQSRGRGGPPGRGRGAPPPNSAGARGRGMPPRGGAPRGGASRGGPPRGGSTRGAPAGRGGPPSTPARGGTAQRSRPPAQGTQRMLPSPAHSHQQHHQQHQHAQPPKAEAYDEYPAYEESYAEPAYEGYDSYYSQQPPQADTEYYDYGHGEAQEAFEPYAQDDWEGSWPTTGGKAPPARQDKRGSYREHPYGRY; encoded by the exons ATGAAAGCTTTGCAGAACGTGAGCGACATGAGTTCCGACGCTAAGCCCGAGCCTAAAAAAGGCAAAATGGAGAATGAAAGCAAATATCTCCCCGAGCTTCTGGCAGAAAAAGACAGCCTGGATTCGTCATTTACTCACGCAATGAAACTGATATCTGCAG AGATTGAAAGGATTCAGAAAGGAGAGTCAAAGaaagaggcagaaagagaaaCATACTTGGACCTGTTTACCACAAAGAACATCAAGGTCAAAGAACGTGTGCTAATTCCCGTCAAGCAGTACCCAAGG TTCAACTTTGTTGGTAAGATTCTGGGACCCCAGGGGAACACGATCAAGCGACTCCAGGAGGAAACAGGAGCAAAGATCTCTGTGTTGGGCAAAGGTTCCATGAGAGACAAGGCGAAG GAGGAAGAGCTGAGAAAGGGCGGTGAGCCCAAATATGCTCATCTGGGCATGGAACTGCATGTCTTCATAGAGGTGTTTGCCCCCATACCTGAGGCATACCTGCGCATGGCTCATGCAATGGACGAGGTCAAGAAGTTCCTCATCCCT CAGGACACCATGGATGGTATCTGCCAGGATCAGTTCATGGAGATTGGCTACCTAAATGGAGGTCAGGACTCACAATCCAGGGGAAGAGGGGGCCCCCCAGGCAGGGGCAGGGGAGCACCCCCACCCAACTCTGCAGGAGCCAG GGGGCGAGGAATGCCACCTCGTGGAGGAGCCCCTCGTGGTGGAGCTTCCCGAGGAGGGCCACCCAGGGGTGGGTCCACCAGAGGGGCTCCAGCTGGTCGGGGTGGACCCCCCTCCACACCCGCTAGAGGAGGCACAGCTCAACGTTCCAGACCCCCCGCACAAGGGACGCAAAGGATGCTCCCGTCCCCAGCCCACTCCCACCAGCAGCACCATCAGCAGCACCAACATGCGCAACCACCCAAGGCTGAGGCCTATGATGAATAT CCTGCCTACGAAGAAAGCTATGCTGAGCCTGCATATGAAGGTTATGACAGTTATTACAGTCAACAACCTCCACAAGC GGATACAGAGTACTATGACTATGGACATGGAGAGGCTCAGGAGGCCTTTGAACCCTATG CCCAGGACGATTGGGAGGGTTCGTGGCCCACCACTGGAGGCAAAGCCCCTCCTGCAAGGCAGGATAAGCGGGGGTCCTACAGAGAGCATCCATACGGAAGATACTGA
- the LOC109894560 gene encoding KH domain-containing, RNA-binding, signal transduction-associated protein 1-like isoform X2, giving the protein MKALQNVSDMSSDAKPEPKKGKMENESKYLPELLAEKDSLDSSFTHAMKLISAEIERIQKGESKKEAERETYLDLFTTKNIKVKERVLIPVKQYPRFNFVGKILGPQGNTIKRLQEETGAKISVLGKGSMRDKAKEEELRKGGEPKYAHLGMELHVFIEVFAPIPEAYLRMAHAMDEVKKFLIPDTMDGICQDQFMEIGYLNGGQDSQSRGRGGPPGRGRGAPPPNSAGARGRGMPPRGGAPRGGASRGGPPRGGSTRGAPAGRGGPPSTPARGGTAQRSRPPAQGTQRMLPSPAHSHQQHHQQHQHAQPPKAEAYDEYPAYEESYAEPAYEGYDSYYSQQPPQADTEYYDYGHGEAQEAFEPYAQDDWEGSWPTTGGKAPPARQDKRGSYREHPYGRY; this is encoded by the exons ATGAAAGCTTTGCAGAACGTGAGCGACATGAGTTCCGACGCTAAGCCCGAGCCTAAAAAAGGCAAAATGGAGAATGAAAGCAAATATCTCCCCGAGCTTCTGGCAGAAAAAGACAGCCTGGATTCGTCATTTACTCACGCAATGAAACTGATATCTGCAG AGATTGAAAGGATTCAGAAAGGAGAGTCAAAGaaagaggcagaaagagaaaCATACTTGGACCTGTTTACCACAAAGAACATCAAGGTCAAAGAACGTGTGCTAATTCCCGTCAAGCAGTACCCAAGG TTCAACTTTGTTGGTAAGATTCTGGGACCCCAGGGGAACACGATCAAGCGACTCCAGGAGGAAACAGGAGCAAAGATCTCTGTGTTGGGCAAAGGTTCCATGAGAGACAAGGCGAAG GAGGAAGAGCTGAGAAAGGGCGGTGAGCCCAAATATGCTCATCTGGGCATGGAACTGCATGTCTTCATAGAGGTGTTTGCCCCCATACCTGAGGCATACCTGCGCATGGCTCATGCAATGGACGAGGTCAAGAAGTTCCTCATCCCT GACACCATGGATGGTATCTGCCAGGATCAGTTCATGGAGATTGGCTACCTAAATGGAGGTCAGGACTCACAATCCAGGGGAAGAGGGGGCCCCCCAGGCAGGGGCAGGGGAGCACCCCCACCCAACTCTGCAGGAGCCAG GGGGCGAGGAATGCCACCTCGTGGAGGAGCCCCTCGTGGTGGAGCTTCCCGAGGAGGGCCACCCAGGGGTGGGTCCACCAGAGGGGCTCCAGCTGGTCGGGGTGGACCCCCCTCCACACCCGCTAGAGGAGGCACAGCTCAACGTTCCAGACCCCCCGCACAAGGGACGCAAAGGATGCTCCCGTCCCCAGCCCACTCCCACCAGCAGCACCATCAGCAGCACCAACATGCGCAACCACCCAAGGCTGAGGCCTATGATGAATAT CCTGCCTACGAAGAAAGCTATGCTGAGCCTGCATATGAAGGTTATGACAGTTATTACAGTCAACAACCTCCACAAGC GGATACAGAGTACTATGACTATGGACATGGAGAGGCTCAGGAGGCCTTTGAACCCTATG CCCAGGACGATTGGGAGGGTTCGTGGCCCACCACTGGAGGCAAAGCCCCTCCTGCAAGGCAGGATAAGCGGGGGTCCTACAGAGAGCATCCATACGGAAGATACTGA